CGAGGCCATTGGCCGCCAGTTCGTGGACCGGTTTGTCGGCATCGGGATCGATTGAACTGCATCCTATAAACGGCCACACCAAGCTGACGGCGAAGATGAAGATAAACAGCCTTTTCATAAGACCCTTTCGATGTAAGGTGCCGGCAGCGCCCCGTTCACCGGGGCCGTTGCGGCCGAACCAGCTGCGCCATAAAACGACGGCGGTGACAAACAGGCATCACCGCCGTTTGGAGTCCGCCCTGTCGGGCCACCTTTTCGGGCGCCGGTGTTACAGCACGTTGTTGATGGCGTCCTCGAGCTTCGATTTCGCCACCATGCCGGTGATCTGTTCGACGACGTTGCCGTCTTTGAAAAAAATCAGCGTTGGAATAGCCTTAATGCCGTATTTTCCAGGGGTTACCGGGTTGTCGTCCACGTTGCATTTAGCAAATTTCACTTTGTCGCCGAACGCCGACGAAAGCTCTTCCACAACCGGGCCGATTGCCTTGCAGGGGCCGCACCAGGGCGCCCAGAAATCCACCAGAACGGGTTTGTCCGCCTGCAACACTTCCGCATCAAAACTGCTGTCGCCGATATCCACAATACCTTCAGCCATAATATTGGTTCCTTTCGTAGGTTGTTCCTGAATAGAGCGTTCGGTGAACATCTGCCCGGTTCAGGTCTTCGTTTTCAAAGGAATATAATAATGTGGCGCTGCAATGTCAACCTATAGCGGCGAGGGCCGATCCGTTTTGCAAAAACCGATGGGCCGGAATAGCGCGCGCTGCCCTGCAGCTTGCTTCAGGGCAGGCGACAGGGAACAAATGGACACCATCTTTGGCGGTCACCATTGGATAAATCATAGAAATGGTGTTATCGATATGATATTTTCTTTGCAACACCGTTCCAGGGTGGAACCAGTGCCGGGTCCTGCGGGCCCGGGTATATACTCGAGAGGCGGCTATGGGAAACAGCATAAGAATCGGCGCATTGGTATCCGGCGGCGGGTCGAACCTCCAGGCCATCATCGACGCTTGCGGGTCGGGCGCTGTCGACGGCGATGTGGTTTTTGTCGCTGCGGACACCCCCGGGGCAGGCGGCTTGGAGCGGGCCCGGCGCCACGGCATCCCGACCTTCGTCTGTGAATACAGGAAGATCTTCGAGACGTATAGGGAAGATCCGGCGGGCTTCAAGCTGCCCGACGATTTCGATCCCGACCTGGCTTTTTCGCGGCAGGGCCTTTTCAACGCGCGGGGTGACCGCCGGGAAATCGCCGCCTTTCTGGCCACCCGGGCCGCCGCCGAAAGCCGTCTTCTGGAAGGCATGGCCGGATACCCGTTCGACCTGCTGGTGCTGGCCGGTTTCATGCGCAAACTGTCGCCCTACATCATCGACCGCATCAACACCGATCCCTCCCTCCCCAGGATCATGAACATCCATCCGGCCCTTCTGCCGGCCTTTCCCGGCACCGACGGGTACGGCGACACGGTCCGGTACGGCTGCAAGGTCGGGGGCTGCACGGTCCATTTCGTGGATTACGGCGAGGACACGGGGCCGATCATCGGGCAGCGTGCATTCGCGATTCGTCCCGACGACACCCTCGAAACGGTCAGGGCAAGGGGGCTCCGTCTGGAGTGGGAGCTCTATCCGGCCTGCATCCAGCTGTTTGCCGAAAATCGCCTGAAAGTGGTCGAGAAAAGCCATCCCGGGCCCGGCGGCGGGGTGTTTATCCGGAAGGTGGTGAGGATAACGTAATGGTCGGGCGGATGCTGTCGTGTTTGTCAGAATAACGTTCCGTGTAGCCTGAACCCGCCACCTTCCGATCCAATTTTGAAACGGAGCATGTGTATGGCAAGTGCCCTAATTCAGCGCCTTGACCATCATGGGGATGGCCACCATCGTGCCGATGGTGCTGCCCAGGTTGGTGAAAACGACCACCAAAAGGATGCGGGTGACCTTGTTTTTCCAGAAGCCCTTAACGGTGAGGATGTCTTCAGGCAGGCGCTCCAGGTCCTTGACCTTGGGTTTGTTCGAAAAAGCCTCTACCAGTCCGGAAACCCATCCTGCGGCTATCATGGGGTTCAGGGAGGTCAGGGGGGCTGCCAGCACGGATGACATGATGGTGAAAGGATGGCCCAGTGCTGCGGTGGCGCCTATGCCGGCCATTATGCCGTTGGCCGCCACCCACCAGGTGATCATGCCGGCGCCGGCCTTGGATCCCCCGTTGAAAAAGCCGTAGATGAACAGGACGAGGATGAGGCTGGGAATCAGCCATTTCAAAAAACCGGCGGTCCTGCCCTTGGGGGGGATCACCTCCAGGTCCGCCAGGTTGGTTTCCTCTTCCCAGTACCGCTTTATCCCGGCCACATGACCGGCGCCGACCACGGCCACGATTTTTTTCCCGGGCGCGGTTTTTATTTTCTGCGCCAGGTAGCGGTCCCGCTCATCGATGAGGATACGCTTGAGCACCGGCAGGGATTTCCCGACTTCGGAAAGCAGCGACTGCAGCATGTCCTCCTGCTTCATTTTTTCGACATCTTCTTCTGTGATCTCCTCGGCATTTCCCAGTGAGAGGGCGAGCTGGAAGATGACCTTCAGTTTGGCCCACAGTCCCATGACGCGCCAGGTCCTGGACAGGGTCACGCGGATATCGCGGTCCGCGAGGTGAATGGCGGCGCCGCAGGCGTCGGCCGATTCGATGGCGGCGATCATTTCCGCTCCGGGTTTGATGTCCAGCTTGTCGGCAATGCGTTTCTGGAAGGATGCCAGCAAAAGGTTGGAGAGGAGCAGAAAGGTCTTTTTTTCCCTGATTACCTTGATGATGTTCATGTCGCGCCATTTGTCTGTCTGGCGGATGGACTCGTACCGGGATTCACACAACTCAACGCAGACCGTATCCGGAGCCTCCGACTGAATGGTCTCTGCGACGAGTTCGGTGCTTTCCCGGGAAACGTGGGCGGTGCCGATGAGCAGAATTTCCTTGCCCTCGTGTTCGAGGCGGTGAATCATATCATGGTTGTCTATCATAAGTTTTCGATATATGGTGCCCTGGCAATGGCCTGCAGGTAAATCCTCAAATTAGGCAAAGGTCAACCGGTGTACCCGGGTAAAACCCGCTTGTTCGATGAATCGGGGTATAATACCAAATCGGAAAAATAACAATGAATTATTAAAAGTCAATGCGGACGCAGAGAGGACGGGTGGCGGCGCAGCCGGCCCGAAAGGAAAACCAGAAAGGGAGTTGAAATTTATATGAATACAGGCGGCATCATAGAGGCGGAACCTTACTACCTGAGCACGGACAACGAAATAGAGGTGTTCGAGGCATCCTACGACGCACGGCTGCCGGTCATGCTGAAAGGGCCCACCGGGTGCGGCAAAACCCGTTTCGTGGAGCACATGGCGTACCGGCTGAAAAAACCGTTGATCAGCGTTGCCTGCCACGAGGACCTGTTCGCCTCCGACCTGATCGGGCGTTATCTGTTGAAAAACGACGAGACTGTATGGATCGACGGTCCCCTGACCAGGGCGGTGAGGGAGGGGGCGATCTGCTACCTGGACGAGGTGGTGGAGGCACGCAAGGACACGACGGTTGTGATCCATCCGTTGACCGACGACCGGCGCATGCTTTCCATAGACAAGAAAGGGGAGACCATCCAGGCCCACACCGATTTCATGTTGGTGATTTCCTACAATCCCGGATACCAGTCGGTGCTCAAAGATCTCAAACAGAGCACGCGCCAGCGGTTTGTGTCCCTGGAATTTCAGTATCCCGGGGTCGAAAAAGAGGCGGAGATCGTCGCCCATGAGGGGGAGATCGACCCGACGACGGCCCTGGGGCTCGTGGAACTGGCCAACCGCATCCGCAATATCCGTGAGCACGGCCTCACGGAGGGAGCCAGCACACGGCTTCTCATTTATGCCGCCCAGCTGATCAACCGGGGCATCCCGGTTCAAGAGGCGTGTAAAACGGCCATCTGCCTGCCGCTGACGGACGATGACAGGTTGCAGGAAACCCTGGGGGAACTGATCGGAGACATGTTCGATGGGTGAGGGTACGGCGGTCCTCGAACGACTGGCAGCGGCCGATCCGGAAATGGCCGCCGACGTCGGCGACATAACCGGGCGGCACGGCCCTGTTACGGTGGAGCGCATGGCGCTTCTTCTCGATGAAACCATGTGGGGGCTTTCCCTGGAAGTCTCCTTCGGCAGAGCCCTGGCAAAGGGCTACGCGCGCCTGATCGGCCCCTGTTCGGAAAAAAAAATCCGGTTTTACCGGGAAAACGTTCGTAAATGGGGCGCGCACGGCCCCACCGTCGGCAAAATGATGGCTCTGCACCTGGTGCCCGTCCTGGCACACGGGAACTGGGATTTGGCAAACCGGTTCAGCGACGTTTTCGACACCATGTGCCATAAGGGGGCCTACACCCTCAAGGGGCCCCTGGAAGGCATGTCCGCCCTGTTGCGAGCCGGTGAGACGGCAGCGGCCATGGCGTATCTCGACCTTTTGAACGCCGCTTTTTCACAGGATATCAACTACAACCAGAGCCTGCGCTACACCTATATGCTGCCCACTGCGGTGGCGTCCATGGCACCCATGAAACGCACCTGGCAAATCAGGGAGCTGGCCCGTGCGGTTGCCGTGGAGCAGTCACTGGCGGAAGCCTTTTTGCGGGGACGGGAAAGGGGTCTTGACCTGTTGTCCCGGAAAAGCCTGGGGGATTTTGTCGACCTGGTTCTGAAGAAGTTTCAGCGGGCACCTGATCAGGGAGTCAAATTCATGGCGCTTGATTCAAGCGCGGCCCTGGAAAAGTGCCGGGAGATGCAGGTGGCCGTCACCTTCAGCCAGGTCCAGCAGACGCTCACCGCCTACGTGCGCGCACGCACCGGGCTGGGCATTTCGATTCGTCCGGTAAGCTCCCTGGGCGCACCCGTGGCCGGCCTGGCAGCCGGCGAGCACCCGCCGCTGGACCGGCCGCAGTGTTTTTCCGACACACGCTTCATCTACCTGCCGGAGGAGATATCCGTTTTTCCGACCCCGGCTGAAAACAAAATGCTTTATCTGGCACTGACCAAGCTGGAGGCCGGGTTGTTCGAGTGCGGATCCCACGCATTCGATGTCGGCAAAGCCATGGACCTGATCGCCGGCATGGAGGGCGCAGGGCATCTGGCCGCCGGCGAAGATGGTCGCGGGAAGGCTGACAAAGGGGCCGACCTGGAAACATTTTTCGGTTTTTTCCCCGACAGGTTCCTGGCAGCCGCGCTTTTCACCGTTTTCGAACATGGCCGCATCCGGCAACGGCTCACCCGGCAATACCCCGGGATGGTGAAAAAGGTGCTGCCGCTGTTTCGAAAGGAGGCCGGGCGCATGCACGCGGCGGGCGAGGGGGATGCGGTTCTGCTCTCCCTCTACCACGACATCGCTCTGGGTGCTGAAACCTCCCTGCCGTCGGGCGGGAAATACGGGCCGGCTGCCACCCTTGCCATGGCGCGTATCCGGGAGCGTTTCGGCGATGAACTCGAAAGGCATCCCATGGTGGAGGCGAGCGCCCGGCTGACGGTTTTTGCCTACGGTGTTTTGACCGAAATTTTGAAAACCGAGACGGCGATTGCCGGGCCTGAGCTCCAAAAGGGCGCAAGGCGGCTTTTTCCGTTCGGACGGCAGCTGCGGCCCGACCTGGTCTACAACTCCTTTGCCCGCTATGACTGCGTGTCCCGCGAGATTGTCGCGGCATTGAGGAAGAAGGGCCTCAAGGCATATAAAGCAGACGTGCGTGAAAAGCTTATCGACAACGGCGGACGGATTTCAACCGCCGACATCGAAAGAATCGTGCTTGTAGCCGGGGATGTCGACGGCGGGGGCGGGCAGCCGGCGGATCGGCAGCGCCTGGATCTTTCCGGGATGGACTTGTCCGCGCTTCTGGCGGATTCCGGACTGGACACGGCGCCCTGTACCGCGATCGACGGGGAAGCGTGCCGGCACCGTGAATGGGACTGCAACATGGGCGATTACCTCGAAGACTATGTCCGGGTGACCGATCGCAGGATTGACGGCCGCAACGGTGATTTTTATGCGGAAACCCTGGTGCGGCATGCCGGGCTGGTCAAAAGGATGCGCCATGCCTTCGAGATGTTGAGGCCCGAGGGCCTGGCGATCTTGCGGCAGTGG
The Deltaproteobacteria bacterium DNA segment above includes these coding regions:
- the purN gene encoding phosphoribosylglycinamide formyltransferase, which codes for MGNSIRIGALVSGGGSNLQAIIDACGSGAVDGDVVFVAADTPGAGGLERARRHGIPTFVCEYRKIFETYREDPAGFKLPDDFDPDLAFSRQGLFNARGDRREIAAFLATRAAAESRLLEGMAGYPFDLLVLAGFMRKLSPYIIDRINTDPSLPRIMNIHPALLPAFPGTDGYGDTVRYGCKVGGCTVHFVDYGEDTGPIIGQRAFAIRPDDTLETVRARGLRLEWELYPACIQLFAENRLKVVEKSHPGPGGGVFIRKVVRIT
- the trxA gene encoding thioredoxin, which encodes MAEGIVDIGDSSFDAEVLQADKPVLVDFWAPWCGPCKAIGPVVEELSSAFGDKVKFAKCNVDDNPVTPGKYGIKAIPTLIFFKDGNVVEQITGMVAKSKLEDAINNVL
- a CDS encoding CbbQ/NirQ/NorQ/GpvN family protein — encoded protein: MIEAEPYYLSTDNEIEVFEASYDARLPVMLKGPTGCGKTRFVEHMAYRLKKPLISVACHEDLFASDLIGRYLLKNDETVWIDGPLTRAVREGAICYLDEVVEARKDTTVVIHPLTDDRRMLSIDKKGETIQAHTDFMLVISYNPGYQSVLKDLKQSTRQRFVSLEFQYPGVEKEAEIVAHEGEIDPTTALGLVELANRIRNIREHGLTEGASTRLLIYAAQLINRGIPVQEACKTAICLPLTDDDRLQETLGELIGDMFDG
- a CDS encoding TraB/GumN family protein → MIDNHDMIHRLEHEGKEILLIGTAHVSRESTELVAETIQSEAPDTVCVELCESRYESIRQTDKWRDMNIIKVIREKKTFLLLSNLLLASFQKRIADKLDIKPGAEMIAAIESADACGAAIHLADRDIRVTLSRTWRVMGLWAKLKVIFQLALSLGNAEEITEEDVEKMKQEDMLQSLLSEVGKSLPVLKRILIDERDRYLAQKIKTAPGKKIVAVVGAGHVAGIKRYWEEETNLADLEVIPPKGRTAGFLKWLIPSLILVLFIYGFFNGGSKAGAGMITWWVAANGIMAGIGATAALGHPFTIMSSVLAAPLTSLNPMIAAGWVSGLVEAFSNKPKVKDLERLPEDILTVKGFWKNKVTRILLVVVFTNLGSTIGTMVAIPMMVKALN